The Aquitalea magnusonii region CTCTGCTTTCAAATAGCAGGCGATCACACCACTGCTGGTCATGATTGGAATCTTTTCACATTATCAAAAATTACCAATTTGGATGTCACAGATAGTAATTTTGAATCACCACAACCAGGTTATAAGCGAGGAGATAGAGGGATGACGAAAATATATGCAGAATTATAATAACAACAGCCACCATGAATGGTGGCTGTTGTTTTGTACACATTACGAAGAAGGGTCTAAGTGCATGAAAACCCTAAGATGCGGAGCCAGAATGAACAATTTGCAATGAGCGCTGACAGAATGTTTTTAACTCCGTCGAATTGACTTGTACAGTATCAGCATTGCCTGGGTTCGTATCATGGTGAAACTTCCCTGCGTAATCATTAATTTCCTGAAGCTCTTCAATGAGCGGATGCAAATAAGCAACCGGGTGTGGCAAAGTCATTTCATTGGCATACGACAGGACTTGACCAAACATAAGCCCCTGCGGAATAAAACCTGGGAAGCGCCGGTGAAGATACCCCTCCAGAAATGGTCGAATAGCCTTAGCTACAGACCTCGAATCTAGCGCTCCAGTCTCACAGTACTCCGAAAGCATTCTATGGTGACGATAGTACCTAGACTCACACTCTTTCTCAACATCAAATTTTTCTAAGACGCTATAACCATCTTGAGCCTGCCGAAGCTGAAAAACACTAACTTGCGTTTGCCCATCTTTGGAATTTAAATCATCAAGAATATCACGAATAAAATATGGATCATGAGCCAAAACGATCAATTGCTCAACTTTTGAGTAGAGCTGTTTTAATACAACCCTTGTATGGTGTTTTCTATTTAAATCTAAGCTACACATTGGATCATCTATTACAACTATTCGCTTCGACAGGTCTGGGTCGGATAGGGTTGTGGCAATAAAAAATGAAAACGCTAACGTCCTTTTGTCTCCTTCGCTTAGCGCTGTAGCAAAACGTGGAGCCCCCCCTTGTAGGGCAACTGATTTTCCGCGGAGCTTTAAACCATACTCACTACGCGGAGCCCCCCCTCTAAAGTTCGCATCCATTTTTTCGATGCGAAAGTCGGCACCAAACTTTGCGAGCAGTGCATTTATATCATCTTCATACTTTCCAAGCACATTTGTCATCAATGTGTCTAAATCATCTCTGGCTTTCTTTTTTATCTTATCAAAACCATCAGCATTAATTTTTGCCTTCCCAAATTTATCAAATAGATCTATCACCTCTGGCTCATATCTTCGCTTTGAAAGCTGCAGCCTAGATATTTGCACCTGCAGATCATCTTTGTTCTCTGCCTTCAAACTTGCGGTGTATTCTCGCAATGCTCGTCCAGCATCACTAATTTGCTTATTACTTTCCTGCATGAAGCCTAAAACGGCACTCCAGAGCTCCTGCGCCTTAGCTAATTCTGCGCCATCGCCAATGAAAAAAACGGGATTTGCTTGTTTTTTAATGGCCAGTGCCAAAAGAAGTTTTTTCAATTCATCGAGTGACTTTGCTGCCCCACACCTATCAAAGCCAACAGATTCCAATTTAAAATCAGAAATCCAAGTCGAAATAATTGAATTGGCACTTGCTACGCCAGATTCAAAAACATCAAGAATAGCTTCGCCAGCTCTAAGCTCAATTCCTTTTTCTAGGCGAGAAACTTTATCCTTAAGCTGACCATAGGCCGCATTGAAATGCGTCCGATAAGCCTTTATAAGATCTACGCCAGAAGTGTCTTGGCCACAATATGGGCAATCCATACCATTATCAAATGATTGCGCTGAACTTAACCAAGTTTCTGCGCTATTGATTGCTAATTTTTCAACATGCTTTCGAACAATTTTTTCAGCATCTTCCTGAATGTCATCTAGTGTCGTGTTCAATATTTCAAAAAAAGCCTCGATGGACAACTGAGGAAGCTCAACCTCTAGCGGAAATGGTCGTGTGAGAATTGATGCAATGTTTGCCGCAGCCGCTATGCGATTTTGAATGGATTCGATTTGGCAGTCAGCATCTTCTATTTTATTGATTTTCTCAAAATCAGAGAGCAACACCCCAGGATGATACCCTGCCAATTGAGCCGACAACTGTTTGAGTAGGTCATTCGCTGCAACAGCATCCTTCGTTGCTTTGTCTTCTGCCTCACGTGCAGACACTGCCGCGGCCCCGAGGGCAAATTCAAGTAAATTTTTTCGATGACCTGGACTGACAGCCCCCCCTGTATGAACGTTTTTTTCAATAAAATCAGCGTCAAAAACCACCAGTTCCTTCCGGCTTTCTGACCAAGCATTATTACTAAATGACACTTTATGTCCACTTCCAAACTGCAAATGAACAAGGGGCTTGTGGCTGCTATCAATTGTCTTTCTTTCCGCTATTAAGGATGCATCTCCAATTGAAACGGATCGCATCAAGCTTGCAAGCGTAGATTTTCCCCTTCCATTTTCAGCATAAATTAAAGTTCCCTTGTGAAACCTAAGAGATTTACCATTTACATCACAAAGCAATCCAACACCCTGTATTTGATCAATTTTCTCCAACATTTAATTCACTCCCCATCTGAATTGCCAGAAATAAAACAGCACAATTAGTCGCATGAAGTTGCCGCCCTATGCTTTGGCAGCATTTAGCACAATCACACTGTCAGCTTAGAAAATCCCACCCCAGCCGATTTGGTCACCTTGATCAGATGGTCCAGTGTCAGCCCTTGAGCAAACTTGCGGTATTTGTCGCCCTCTTTCGAACCAATCAGGCTGTTGAGCCGCTGCCAGATGTCGACGTCGGCGGCCTGCTGCTCGATCTGCTGGAATAGCGCTTGCTGGTTGTCGCGACGCTGCTCATCATCCCGGAGCAAGGCATTCAGAGCGCTCTGTTCGCTGGACAGGGTTTGTCGCTCCCCGTCTTGCGCTGCCAGCACTTCATCCAACTCGATCAGGCCGAGCGGTGTGCGATTCTGCTGCTGTGCATGCAGGGTGGCATCTGCACTTTGGCGTAGATATGTCACCTCAGAGCAGCTTAGCCAAACCTCACAGGGCCTTACCATGTCAGTACCTCATCTCCTTCATTGCCAAATTCGGGATATACCAGTGCAACATCTCCTGCATCTGCCAATGCCTGGCTTGCTGGCTGGCAGCGGCCCAGCCTGCCCGAACCTGATGTTTGGGCTTGGTCAGCATGATGCCTTGTGAGGTGGTCGTCATTTCCACTTCGCCATCAAATCCAAACAGGGTAATCAGTGTCTTAGGAATGATGATTCCTTGGCCCTTGCCCACCTTCCGTATTTTGGCTTTCATCATGCATTCCTCATGTACTCCAAGGCAGATTACAGCTTGATAGCATCATGCAAATATTGCAACTGCATATTCGGTTTATCAGCATGTATGAACTAACCATTAGACATTCATACGCCCCCACCGCCATGCCACAGCGGCACAGTGGGCCAGTGCGATAATGACGAACTGCCAGACCTTCTATTGAGAAGCACGCCATGATTACGGAACCCAGCACCATCAGCGTATGGGATGCGCTTGAATCCAACCCGCAACAAGCGGCCAATCTGCGTGTGCGTGCCGCTTTGATGCGCCAGATTTCCACCACGTTGAGTGAACAAGGACTGACCCAGGCGGAAGCCGCACGGCGCTGCGGAGTCAGCCAGCCGCGCATCAGCCAGTTGATGAACGGCCAGATTGCATCGTTTTCGCTGGATGCCCTGGTCAATATCGCGGCGGCGCTCGGTCAGACAGTTGAAATCCGCTAACAGGTGTATTGCTACAGCGGGTACAAACCGGAGAGATGGCTGACAGGTGTGCGGGAACATGGGTGACACTCTTGGCACCTACTCCCCGAGAAAATATTGAAAAATCAAAGACAAAACTAACTTCGCGGGTCTCGCCCCGCCGTCGAGGTACTTTACTTTTGCTTCGCCAAAAGAAAGTACCCAAAGAAAAGGCGACCCGCAGCGCTTCGAATTCCCGCCCCAGCCGCACCGCTCAGGGCGCGGCCGGAACTTGCGGCGCGCTAACGTCGCGCCGCTTCGGACAGCCGACCGCTTAATACCCTGCGCGGCACGTCTGCGTCGGCTCGCGCTGACGGGACCGGTTACTGTCGGTACAGATTATAAAAATAAGAGGAGGAACGATTCGATAATGCGCCTAAAATTTTGACAAACCACGATAAAGAAACATTAATGCCAACACACCATACATAAACATGAAAAAAATATAAGTTTTTTTGTTTTTCTCATAGAGAATTTCACCACCACGAATATAAATTACTTCTTTAGTAATCATACTATTTAAAACATTAATCACACCTAAAATACCAATAGAAACCAAAGAATATTTTTGCATCCAATCGAATACAAAGGACGCAAGAATTTCTGCCAAAATAATTACAAACAGCACCTTGTTTACTTTTTCCAAAGTGGACTGATTCTTGCCGAAAAATACCATCTGACGCCTCTAAATATCAGTTTGCCGCTTTAAACAATACCCATCATGATGTGCGGACGATTGCCGTAGCAATCTCTATCTGGCAGCCTGAACCATGCTTTCCGATGTCTGCGTAACATCTCCTGCACCAATCTCGCCCCCCTTCCATCTTCCTTCCAGGATGCATTTCTTGGCTGTTTGCAGCTTGCTCTCATGGTCGCAATATTTCAATGACATAATCAGTATACCCAGCAAGTCTTTCATCATCTGAAACCACCGCACCAACGCGCCCACCAGCCCCGTCAAGCATGCCGACAGGTGGCCGGGGCGAGGTCTTAAGCGCCTGCTTTGTTTGAGCGATTTGACGTTAGCAGATAGCGAAAACCGGCATATTTCGCGGCGGGACGCCCCGGTAAATCGTTGGGGCTTCCGCCCTACCTGCAAAGCCTCCTTGTAGGGTGGAGGCCTCAAAGGGGCGATCCACCGCTCAACGCTGCCGAATAAATCCATTTTCCCCATCGAAAAACCACCAAACCGATGCGACCAATGGCCCCGTCAAGCATGCCGACGGGTGGCCGGGGCGAGGTTTTAAGCGCCTGCCTTGTTTGAGCGATTTGACGTTAGCAAATCGCGAGTTCAGGCGCGCCTCGCACCGGTCGGGACCTGTCGGGCAGCCGCAGGCCATGCTTGTGGGGTGGCCTTGGAGGTGAAGGAGGGCTTGGCCACTCAAGCCCTCTTTCCCGTCCGCCGCGCGGAAGCGGCAACACAAAACATTATCCGCGCAGCGGATTCCCGCTTAGGGCTGAACCATTGGTCAATCCCACTCGCACAACCATCTATTGCCGCAATGGATATTGACCGCTAGCCTCCAAGACTTGCGTTTAACAACGCAACGGGTTTGGCGACCCATCACCAGCAAAAAACCAAGTAAGCAACCTATTAACTTGCGTCTATTGCACGTGAAGGACATCGCCATGACCGAAACCAAGCTGCATCCCCCTCCCCTTACCCTGTCCTACCTCGGCAAACCCATCCGCCTGCACCTCCACCCCCACACCTGCTGCCTGCACGGCGACGACATCCTGCAACTATTCGGCCCACGCTTGCGCCACCGCCTGCAACACATCCTCCAACAACATCCCTGCTGTAAACACCCACCACACGACAGCCCGCAACACTACTGGCCGGAAAACACTCTGCAACAGGTGCTGCGCCAAATCCATCGCCCCGCTACGGAACGCCTGCGCCACTGGCTGAACCACCAAGTCCTCCCTGCCCTGCAGCAGCGCCCAAGCGACGCCCCACGCCACGACCAGGCACTGGCCATGGCTGCGGAGGCCGGGCAGCAGATCAGCCATGCGGTATTACGTGCGGTTCTGGAACAGGGACAAGGCTGGCAGCACGGCCATTGGCTGCTGACGCTGCGCTTCACCCCCAACCACCCCAGCCGCCATACACATGGCCGACTGGTGGCGCTCAACAGCCAGGCCACACCCTTGCAGGCACTGGCTCAGCACATTGCCGCGCCGGATGGTTTGCCCAGCAGCAATGTGGAATTACTGCGGTTGGCGGAGGCTTGCCATCAGCTATTGGCCAGACGGATGAACAAACAGGCGTGGCGGGTGGAGGCGGCGGAAGACCGGACAATTGGGCCGGAGTAGAACCCGGCTGCGGGCCGGGTTCAGCCCAGCCGCGCAATGCGCACGGCGGCAGTGTCGATATGCGCGCCCAATGCAGTAATGCAGGGGCGGAAGCTGGCAGAGAAAGCCGGATGACTAAGCAGGCGGGCATGGTAGTCCTGTGCCAGGGCCAGGGCCTGCTGCCAGCAGGCCGCATCTACCTCTGCGCTCAGCACAGCGGGCGGCAGCGTGTCCACCAGCGCACCACCGCTGCGCGGGGCAAAGGCCATGGGCAGCATGTCGTAGGCCGGGGCCAGTTGGTAGGGGCGGCCATGCAGGCTGGTGAAGGACAGATTGCCGCTGTGCATGTCGGTATTGCCAATCAGCGTGCCAAACGCCCATAACAAGGCGGCACCGGCATGGGACTGCGGCGTGACATGGCCTGCCGCCACCAGCCGCTGCACCACCACCGGCCACGGTGCATGGGCGGCGCCGACAAATTCGGCATCCAGCGCGCGCAAGGAAAACACCCCTACCCGCCCCAGCGTACCGATGCGGTCAAAGCGGGGTACTTCCAGAAAGCGCTGCGCGCCACAATCCACCACGCTGCTGGCCACCCCCAGTACGGCAAGGGCAAGATGCTCGGCCAACAGCAGATCGCGCCAGCGCTGGCTGACCGGATTGTCATCGGCGGCGGAAAACTTCACCAGCACGTGGCCGTGTTCGCGGTAGGCGCAGAATTTGGGTTGCTCGCCACCGGCGGAGGAACCGGGCAGCTCGCCCGCACTGGCGGCACTGGCCAGGCGCGGGTAGTCGTGTTGCGGCCTGACTGCTTGCGGCAGCGGCATGGATAGAAAATGCTCACGGGCAGCGTCGCCTATCAGCAAATTGCCAATCACATCATGACCATGTGCCAGCAAGGCACGCAGCACTTCGGCATCACTCCAGTGTTCCGGATTGGCCGGCAGTTGCAGGCTGCCTGCATGGGCGGAGGCATAAGCCCGGCCCAGATAGCCCTGGGGCCGCATATCGTACAGCCACCATGGCAGCCCGTCGCTGTGCAGGGTGATGCCATCGGCCTGCTGCATGACAAAGCCTTGTGGCCGCACTGGCAGCAAGCGGCCCAGTTGGCGGATTTGCCCGGCGTCGCTGACGCGGTACACCGGCACCGCCAGTGCGCTGCGAGTGCTGTCGAATAGCGCATAGTGAATAGCTGGCCCGGCACCC contains the following coding sequences:
- a CDS encoding AAA family ATPase, with protein sequence MLEKIDQIQGVGLLCDVNGKSLRFHKGTLIYAENGRGKSTLASLMRSVSIGDASLIAERKTIDSSHKPLVHLQFGSGHKVSFSNNAWSESRKELVVFDADFIEKNVHTGGAVSPGHRKNLLEFALGAAAVSAREAEDKATKDAVAANDLLKQLSAQLAGYHPGVLLSDFEKINKIEDADCQIESIQNRIAAAANIASILTRPFPLEVELPQLSIEAFFEILNTTLDDIQEDAEKIVRKHVEKLAINSAETWLSSAQSFDNGMDCPYCGQDTSGVDLIKAYRTHFNAAYGQLKDKVSRLEKGIELRAGEAILDVFESGVASANSIISTWISDFKLESVGFDRCGAAKSLDELKKLLLALAIKKQANPVFFIGDGAELAKAQELWSAVLGFMQESNKQISDAGRALREYTASLKAENKDDLQVQISRLQLSKRRYEPEVIDLFDKFGKAKINADGFDKIKKKARDDLDTLMTNVLGKYEDDINALLAKFGADFRIEKMDANFRGGAPRSEYGLKLRGKSVALQGGAPRFATALSEGDKRTLAFSFFIATTLSDPDLSKRIVVIDDPMCSLDLNRKHHTRVVLKQLYSKVEQLIVLAHDPYFIRDILDDLNSKDGQTQVSVFQLRQAQDGYSVLEKFDVEKECESRYYRHHRMLSEYCETGALDSRSVAKAIRPFLEGYLHRRFPGFIPQGLMFGQVLSYANEMTLPHPVAYLHPLIEELQEINDYAGKFHHDTNPGNADTVQVNSTELKTFCQRSLQIVHSGSAS
- a CDS encoding AbrB/MazE/SpoVT family DNA-binding domain-containing protein, coding for MMKAKIRKVGKGQGIIIPKTLITLFGFDGEVEMTTTSQGIMLTKPKHQVRAGWAAASQQARHWQMQEMLHWYIPNLAMKEMRY
- a CDS encoding helix-turn-helix domain-containing protein, with amino-acid sequence MITEPSTISVWDALESNPQQAANLRVRAALMRQISTTLSEQGLTQAEAARRCGVSQPRISQLMNGQIASFSLDALVNIAAALGQTVEIR
- the yjjJ gene encoding type II toxin-antitoxin system HipA family toxin YjjJ gives rise to the protein MSRHADSIRQQLAAGLCTARQLVEKTGLSQPTISRALSALGEEVVRLGAGPAIHYALFDSTRSALAVPVYRVSDAGQIRQLGRLLPVRPQGFVMQQADGITLHSDGLPWWLYDMRPQGYLGRAYASAHAGSLQLPANPEHWSDAEVLRALLAHGHDVIGNLLIGDAAREHFLSMPLPQAVRPQHDYPRLASAASAGELPGSSAGGEQPKFCAYREHGHVLVKFSAADDNPVSQRWRDLLLAEHLALAVLGVASSVVDCGAQRFLEVPRFDRIGTLGRVGVFSLRALDAEFVGAAHAPWPVVVQRLVAAGHVTPQSHAGAALLWAFGTLIGNTDMHSGNLSFTSLHGRPYQLAPAYDMLPMAFAPRSGGALVDTLPPAVLSAEVDAACWQQALALAQDYHARLLSHPAFSASFRPCITALGAHIDTAAVRIARLG